A DNA window from Desulfobaculum bizertense DSM 18034 contains the following coding sequences:
- the cobM gene encoding precorrin-4 C(11)-methyltransferase, translated as MADAQVWFVSAGPGDPELITVKGRRFIEEADCVIYAGSLVPRELVACAKDGAEVYDSAPMTLEETHAIIREAVAQEKKVVRVHTGDAGLYGAVREQARLLDADGISWAVLPGVTAAFAGAAAAGMSFTVPENTQSLIITRLEGRTPVPEREKLRKLASHGCSMAIYLSSGNPEGVQEELQAGGLDDETPVVLAYRVGWPQQTIVRSTLGKLAATAHENNFTRQTVFLIFPGEDGEDHISKLYDEGFSHGFRA; from the coding sequence ATGGCTGACGCACAGGTTTGGTTTGTGAGTGCAGGCCCGGGAGATCCGGAGCTGATTACGGTTAAGGGACGTCGATTCATTGAAGAAGCAGACTGCGTCATTTACGCAGGTTCTCTTGTCCCCCGTGAGCTGGTAGCCTGCGCAAAAGACGGCGCAGAGGTCTATGATTCTGCCCCAATGACGCTGGAAGAGACCCACGCAATCATTCGCGAGGCAGTAGCACAGGAAAAGAAAGTTGTGCGAGTGCACACGGGTGACGCTGGTCTTTACGGCGCAGTTCGCGAGCAGGCGCGTCTTTTGGACGCAGACGGCATCAGCTGGGCAGTGCTTCCCGGCGTAACGGCGGCATTTGCGGGCGCTGCGGCAGCTGGCATGTCCTTCACTGTTCCGGAAAACACCCAGTCACTCATCATTACCCGCCTTGAGGGCCGCACTCCGGTTCCTGAGCGCGAAAAGCTGCGCAAGCTGGCCTCACATGGCTGCTCTATGGCGATCTACCTGTCCTCTGGCAATCCAGAAGGCGTGCAGGAAGAATTGCAGGCAGGCGGCCTTGATGACGAGACACCAGTTGTTCTGGCCTACCGCGTTGGCTGGCCGCAGCAGACCATTGTGCGCTCCACGCTTGGCAAACTTGCTGCCACCGCACACGAAAACAATTTCACCCGCCAGACAGTCTTTTTGATTTTCCCGGGTGAGGATGGCGAAGACCACATTTCCAAACTCTACGACGAAGGCTTTAGCCACGGGTTCAGAGCCTAG
- a CDS encoding secondary thiamine-phosphate synthase enzyme YjbQ, which translates to MEKLTIETERRESLVNVTHLVQALVTRKGWQNGAVLLWSPHTTAGITVNEAADPDVVRDITRHMHSMVPQRSDFEHAEGNSDAHIKTSLFGPGQTLIVANGKMQLGTWQGVFFCDWDGPRRRSLWVQWLPGE; encoded by the coding sequence ATGGAAAAGCTGACCATTGAAACAGAGCGTCGCGAGTCGCTCGTCAATGTGACCCACCTTGTGCAGGCACTGGTCACGCGCAAGGGCTGGCAAAACGGAGCAGTCCTGCTCTGGAGTCCACACACAACGGCAGGCATCACGGTAAACGAAGCCGCTGATCCTGACGTGGTCCGCGACATAACGCGCCACATGCATAGCATGGTGCCGCAGCGGAGTGACTTTGAGCACGCAGAGGGCAACTCTGATGCGCACATCAAAACCAGCCTCTTTGGCCCCGGGCAAACCCTGATTGTTGCCAATGGCAAAATGCAGCTCGGAACGTGGCAGGGAGTTTTTTTCTGCGACTGGGACGGCCCACGCCGACGCTCCCTGTGGGTACAGTGGCTTCCCGGAGAATGA
- the cmk gene encoding (d)CMP kinase, giving the protein MAKPVIVTLDGPAGVGKTTLAQRVAKELGIAYLDTGAMFRTTALELGHDADKLPEGEMSERLNTLHFSLSQEEGESVLRVNKRRIGNEIRTEEVGMMASRVAVLPTVRTFLRRSQQRLGSEVSLLAEGRDMGTTVFPEATCKIFLDASAEVRAKRRFLQLQEMGHDANLKKLAQQIRERDELDRNRKVAPLRPAKDAVVVDSSEMGIDEVFQAILAAVHAAVESE; this is encoded by the coding sequence ATGGCTAAACCTGTGATTGTGACCTTGGACGGACCGGCTGGAGTTGGCAAAACAACACTGGCTCAGCGAGTGGCAAAAGAGCTTGGCATTGCCTACCTTGATACTGGTGCAATGTTCCGAACGACCGCACTGGAGCTGGGACATGATGCAGACAAACTGCCTGAGGGCGAAATGTCTGAACGCCTGAACACACTCCACTTCTCTCTTTCGCAAGAAGAGGGAGAGTCTGTCCTCCGGGTGAACAAGCGCAGAATTGGCAATGAAATCAGAACCGAAGAAGTGGGGATGATGGCCTCACGGGTAGCGGTTCTGCCGACAGTGCGGACATTCCTTCGCCGCTCACAGCAGAGGCTGGGGAGCGAGGTGTCTTTGCTCGCAGAGGGCAGAGACATGGGCACGACGGTTTTTCCTGAGGCAACGTGCAAAATTTTTCTGGATGCGAGCGCGGAAGTGCGGGCAAAACGGCGCTTCCTCCAGCTCCAGGAAATGGGACACGATGCAAATCTGAAAAAGCTGGCCCAGCAGATTCGGGAACGCGATGAACTGGACCGCAACCGAAAAGTAGCTCCGCTGCGTCCTGCCAAGGATGCTGTGGTGGTGGATAGCTCAGAAATGGGCATTGACGAAGTATTTCAGGCGATTCTTGCGGCAGTTCATGCTGCTGTTGAGAGCGAGTAA